A window of Ruminococcus champanellensis 18P13 = JCM 17042 contains these coding sequences:
- a CDS encoding ABC transporter ATP-binding protein, which translates to MIEVKNLTKRYGDKLAVNDISFSVEDGEILGFLGPNGAGKSTTMNMLTGYISSTSGQALINGVDILEDPIKAKENIGYLPELPPLYQDMTVKGYLNFVYDLKKCKLPRKAHLRDVCDLCKVTDVQDRIIKHLSKGYRQRVGMAQALVGNPKVLILDEPTVGLDPKQILEIRTLIKKLGKNHTVILSSHILPEIQAVCDRIIIINKGVVVADDTTDNLSRNITTDHRLTLRVEGKKDEIVKALRNIEGIKYVRADMEREPGVFEYELEAAAGMDIRREVNRILREHDWPILMMRASDMTLEDIFLKITMGDAVAIHTKPADAKTSEGGAR; encoded by the coding sequence ATGATTGAGGTGAAAAACCTTACCAAGCGCTACGGAGACAAGCTGGCTGTCAACGACATCAGCTTTTCCGTAGAGGATGGGGAAATACTGGGCTTTCTGGGGCCAAACGGCGCAGGTAAATCCACCACCATGAACATGCTGACCGGGTATATTTCTTCCACCTCCGGCCAGGCGCTCATCAACGGGGTGGATATTCTGGAGGATCCCATCAAGGCAAAGGAAAACATCGGCTACCTGCCGGAGCTTCCGCCCCTGTACCAGGATATGACCGTCAAGGGCTATCTGAATTTCGTGTATGATCTGAAAAAATGCAAGCTGCCCCGGAAGGCGCATCTGCGGGACGTGTGCGATCTGTGCAAGGTCACGGATGTGCAGGATCGGATCATCAAGCATCTGTCCAAGGGCTACCGGCAGCGTGTAGGCATGGCGCAGGCACTGGTGGGCAACCCCAAGGTGCTGATCCTGGATGAGCCTACGGTTGGTCTGGATCCCAAGCAGATCCTGGAGATCCGGACGCTGATCAAAAAGCTGGGGAAGAACCATACCGTCATTCTTTCCTCCCACATCCTGCCGGAGATCCAGGCGGTGTGCGACCGGATCATCATCATCAACAAGGGCGTGGTGGTTGCCGACGATACCACAGACAATCTGTCCAGGAATATCACCACCGACCATCGGCTGACCCTGCGGGTGGAGGGCAAAAAGGACGAGATCGTCAAGGCGCTGCGGAATATCGAGGGCATCAAGTATGTCCGTGCGGATATGGAGCGGGAGCCGGGCGTGTTTGAATATGAGCTGGAGGCTGCTGCGGGTATGGATATCCGCCGGGAGGTCAACCGGATCCTCCGGGAGCATGACTGGCCCATTCTCATGATGCGTGCAAGCGACATGACCCTGGAGGATATCTTCCTGAAGATCACTATGGGGGATGCGGTTGCCATTCACACGAAACCGGCGGATGCCAAGACTTCTGAAGGGGGTGCCAGATAA
- a CDS encoding ABC transporter permease, translated as MGAIYRREIGAFFSSGIAYIFLAVFYLFAGYFFYASSLYSATTDMSGMFSSLFMVIVFLIPILTMRLFSEELKQKTDQGLLTAPVSLPGIVLGKYFAALTLYTIGIAIVMLYGMILSFFGEVAWGIVFANFLALFLLGAAFIAVGLFVSALTENQIIAAVGGFVALMLLYMIDVVASYVKVEAVAHVLTSLSFYTRYYEFTCGLFNLPSVLFYISTAVIFNFLTVRVFERRRWA; from the coding sequence ATGGGCGCAATTTACAGACGTGAGATCGGAGCGTTCTTCTCCTCCGGTATCGCATATATCTTTCTGGCAGTGTTCTATCTGTTCGCCGGCTACTTCTTCTATGCAAGCAGCCTGTACAGTGCTACCACCGATATGTCCGGCATGTTCTCCAGCCTGTTCATGGTCATCGTGTTCCTGATCCCGATTCTGACCATGCGGCTGTTCAGTGAGGAGCTGAAGCAGAAAACCGATCAGGGTCTGCTGACGGCACCGGTTTCCCTGCCGGGGATCGTGCTTGGCAAGTACTTTGCGGCACTGACCCTGTACACCATCGGCATTGCCATCGTGATGCTGTACGGCATGATCCTCAGCTTCTTCGGAGAAGTGGCATGGGGCATCGTGTTCGCCAACTTCCTGGCGCTGTTCCTGCTGGGGGCTGCATTCATTGCGGTGGGTCTGTTCGTGTCTGCTCTGACGGAAAATCAGATCATCGCAGCGGTAGGCGGCTTTGTGGCACTGATGCTGCTGTACATGATCGATGTGGTTGCAAGCTATGTAAAGGTTGAGGCGGTTGCCCATGTGCTGACCTCCCTGTCCTTCTACACCAGATATTACGAATTCACCTGCGGTCTGTTCAATCTGCCCAGTGTGCTGTTTTACATCAGTACCGCAGTGATCTTCAATTTTCTGACCGTCCGCGTCTTTGAGCGCAGACGCTGGGCGTAA
- a CDS encoding GldG family protein — protein MSNEKKDLEKQQDTKPAKESKQDAPKDAKPEQAKKPKNRKKLKYGALATGITAVFIAAVVLVNVVVSVVMDRYPLKVDLTSSKLYEISQDSIDYVKNLSKDVKILVLAEESYFTTNNYMKIVPETLDKYRQNSNGHISVEFYNMVNHPEITSEYKQYYSGEFQEGDVIVACGDRVKVLDFGDIIQTEQTPDYTTYTYKTSYTFVGEQSLTSAIMSVTDANPKKVAFVQTAGTNSIYADTNKYSVAALHDLLDKNGYDITDVDLLNDNILPADYDLVVLPAPYNDLTEAMVTKLSDFLYNEGGLNKDMFYIADVKQGNTPNLDAFLAEWGVSVGDAIVYEGNSSQAQYVSTALGTLTAPNVVMAESDYGAQLSNTSRPIVAPLARPIRLLFESNTDRQTLALLQTSETAFLYPLNTKQDTASDSTDVPAASQEAASTTATSFDIENAEKGVQNLMTITTKSNAVNEDVNSSQLMVMSSCSMLDYYVAQSASYNNAEYVVSAINVMVGKENGIVIANKALEQTNITITEGQLSGLRTLVIVVIPLIVVVIGLVVFVRRRNR, from the coding sequence ATGAGTAACGAGAAAAAGGATCTGGAGAAGCAGCAGGACACCAAGCCTGCAAAGGAATCCAAACAGGACGCCCCCAAGGATGCAAAGCCGGAACAGGCGAAAAAGCCTAAGAACCGGAAGAAGCTCAAGTATGGCGCCCTTGCCACCGGGATCACCGCCGTGTTCATTGCCGCAGTGGTGCTGGTGAACGTAGTGGTTTCCGTGGTTATGGACAGATACCCCTTGAAGGTGGATCTGACCAGCTCCAAGCTGTACGAGATTTCCCAGGACAGCATCGACTATGTGAAGAACCTGTCCAAGGACGTGAAGATCCTGGTGCTGGCAGAGGAAAGCTATTTTACCACCAACAATTATATGAAGATCGTGCCGGAGACCCTGGACAAATACCGTCAGAACTCCAACGGGCACATTTCCGTGGAATTTTACAATATGGTCAACCATCCGGAGATCACCTCCGAGTACAAGCAGTACTACAGCGGTGAGTTCCAGGAGGGGGATGTGATCGTAGCCTGCGGAGACCGGGTGAAGGTGCTGGACTTCGGGGACATCATCCAGACCGAGCAGACCCCGGATTATACCACCTACACCTATAAGACCAGCTACACCTTTGTGGGGGAGCAGTCCCTGACCTCTGCGATTATGAGCGTGACCGACGCCAACCCCAAGAAGGTTGCGTTCGTCCAGACTGCCGGTACCAATTCCATCTATGCGGACACCAACAAGTATTCCGTTGCCGCCCTGCATGACCTGCTGGACAAGAACGGCTACGACATTACCGACGTGGATCTGTTGAACGACAACATTCTGCCGGCGGATTACGACCTGGTGGTGCTGCCGGCACCCTACAATGACCTGACAGAAGCCATGGTCACAAAGCTCAGCGATTTCCTGTACAACGAGGGCGGCCTGAACAAGGATATGTTCTACATTGCGGACGTGAAGCAGGGGAATACCCCCAATCTGGACGCATTCCTGGCAGAATGGGGCGTTTCTGTGGGAGACGCCATCGTATATGAGGGCAACTCCTCCCAGGCACAGTACGTCAGCACCGCACTGGGTACGCTGACTGCGCCGAATGTGGTTATGGCGGAAAGCGACTACGGGGCACAGTTGAGCAACACCTCCCGTCCCATTGTAGCGCCTCTGGCACGACCCATCCGGCTGTTGTTTGAATCCAATACCGACCGGCAGACCCTGGCGCTGCTGCAAACCTCTGAAACCGCATTCCTGTATCCGCTGAATACCAAGCAGGATACCGCTTCCGATTCTACGGATGTGCCCGCCGCCAGCCAGGAAGCCGCATCCACCACTGCCACCTCCTTTGACATTGAAAATGCGGAAAAGGGTGTGCAGAATCTGATGACCATTACCACCAAGTCCAACGCAGTCAACGAAGACGTGAACTCCAGCCAGCTGATGGTCATGTCCTCCTGTTCCATGCTGGACTACTATGTGGCACAGAGCGCATCCTATAACAATGCGGAATATGTGGTTTCCGCCATCAATGTGATGGTAGGCAAGGAGAACGGCATTGTCATCGCCAACAAGGCACTGGAGCAGACCAATATCACCATTACCGAGGGACAGCTCAGCGGTCTGCGGACGCTGGTGATCGTGGTGATCCCGCTGATCGTGGTGGTCATCGGACTGGTTGTATTTGTAAGGAGAAGAAATCGATGA
- a CDS encoding DUF4340 domain-containing protein, giving the protein MNKTAKGILIGAGVLVLLSGALVALKLTEPDSGTASGSSLSSQEDHSTLLWELDEKDIKSVAVTFGTDSYTILPEAPTQDDDGNTVYNYTLENTAGLNVDTVLLRTVASRAVAVTAVNTVEEHTSDLAQYGLDNPRATVTLTMQDGTVKACSIGNASPLSSQTYFALKGEDTVYTVASDKLSPFLKGEGEYLSKEIVPERAEDDNTILEEILIQRKDLDYDIRLKYDSFYANVENGGTTATHIMTQPVPCNVNPDRGSKITVGMYGLTASGVVKVHPTQADLEAYGLEDPFCTMTVTTDAGVIQTLKIGKSFQLEGDDTVYYYGYYDGVDVAYSFTTETAPCISVQPRDISSGLVFTTYVWDIGKLTVTAKDRETMTFTGSGTSKDDYQVQLNGKEADPERFRKFYVFLLKTAAEDLCLNGETVQGAPLATITLERQDGKKTQTVSFYEAEGRKVYIEVDGVCAFMCRRSFVDTLFKNMDLYDTDQDFILNW; this is encoded by the coding sequence ATGAACAAAACTGCCAAGGGCATTCTCATCGGCGCCGGAGTTCTGGTGCTGCTGTCCGGCGCATTGGTTGCGCTGAAGCTGACTGAGCCGGATTCCGGTACCGCTTCCGGCAGCAGTCTCAGCTCCCAGGAGGATCATTCCACCCTGTTGTGGGAGCTGGACGAAAAGGATATCAAAAGCGTTGCCGTAACCTTCGGCACCGACAGCTATACGATCCTGCCAGAGGCTCCTACCCAGGACGACGATGGGAATACAGTGTACAACTACACCCTGGAAAATACCGCAGGGCTGAACGTGGACACAGTGCTGCTGCGGACGGTGGCGTCCCGGGCGGTTGCCGTCACTGCCGTGAATACGGTGGAGGAGCATACCTCCGATCTTGCCCAGTACGGGCTTGATAATCCCCGTGCCACGGTGACGCTGACCATGCAGGACGGCACGGTGAAGGCATGCTCCATTGGCAATGCTTCTCCGCTGAGCAGCCAGACCTATTTTGCCCTCAAGGGGGAGGATACGGTGTATACGGTGGCAAGCGATAAGCTGTCACCCTTCCTGAAGGGCGAGGGAGAGTATCTGAGCAAGGAGATCGTGCCGGAGCGTGCGGAGGATGATAACACCATTCTGGAGGAGATTCTGATCCAGCGCAAGGATCTGGACTATGACATCCGGCTGAAATACGACAGCTTCTACGCAAACGTAGAAAACGGCGGCACCACCGCCACCCACATTATGACCCAGCCGGTTCCCTGCAACGTGAACCCGGACAGAGGCTCTAAGATTACCGTGGGCATGTACGGGCTGACTGCCAGCGGCGTGGTGAAGGTGCATCCGACCCAGGCGGATCTGGAAGCCTACGGGCTGGAGGATCCCTTCTGCACCATGACTGTCACCACGGATGCCGGTGTGATCCAGACACTGAAGATCGGCAAGTCCTTTCAGCTTGAAGGGGACGATACCGTATATTATTACGGTTATTATGACGGGGTGGACGTGGCATACAGCTTTACCACAGAAACTGCGCCCTGTATTTCCGTACAGCCCCGTGACATTTCCTCCGGGCTGGTGTTCACCACTTATGTATGGGATATCGGCAAGCTGACGGTAACGGCAAAGGATCGGGAAACCATGACCTTCACCGGCTCCGGTACCTCCAAGGATGATTACCAGGTACAGCTGAACGGCAAGGAGGCAGATCCGGAGCGTTTCCGGAAGTTCTATGTATTCCTGCTGAAAACCGCCGCAGAGGATCTTTGCCTCAACGGAGAAACGGTGCAGGGAGCTCCTCTGGCAACCATCACCCTGGAGCGGCAGGACGGGAAAAAGACCCAGACCGTTTCCTTCTACGAAGCGGAGGGCAGAAAGGTCTACATTGAGGTGGACGGGGTATGCGCCTTTATGTGCCGCCGGAGCTTTGTGGACACACTGTTCAAGAACATGGATCTGTACGATACGGATCAAGATTTTATTCTCAACTGGTAA
- the ppdK gene encoding pyruvate, phosphate dikinase has protein sequence MANKWVYMFSEGDMTMRNLLGGKGANLAEMTSIGLPVPQGFTITTEACTQYYEDGRKINDEIMAQAMEGVKKMEEINGKKFGDLKNPLLVSVRSGARASMPGMMDTILNLGLNDDVVDAMIKGNPDPAFERFVYDSYRRFIQMFSDVVMEVGKKYFEQLIDKMKAEKGVQFDVDLTAQDLKTLAEQFKAEYKQQLGTDFPSDPVEQLKLAIEAVFRSWDNPRANVYRRDNDIPYSWGTAVNVMPMVFGNLNNESGTGVAFTRDPATGEKKLMGEFLINAQGEDVVAGVRTPMPIAKMEQEFPEAYAEFIKVCETLEDHYRDMQDMEFTVENKKLYMLQCRNGKRTAQAALKIACDLVDEGMIDEKKAVLMIDPRNLDTLLHPQFDAKALKAATPIGKGLGASPGAACGKVVFTADDAEAWNAKGEKVVLVRLETSPEDITGMKASQGILTVRGGMTSHAAVVARGMGTCCVSGCGDIKMDEENKKFELAGKTFKEGDFISIDGSTGNIYDGIIPTVDATIAGEFGRIMGWADKYRVLKVRTNADTPTDAKKARELGAEGIGLCRTEHMFFEPSRIAAFREMICSDTVEEREAALAKIEPMQQADFEALYEALEGNPVTIRFLDPPLHEFVPTDEADIKALADAQGKSVETIKAIIASLHEFNPMMGHRGCRLAVTYPEIAKMQTRAVIKAAINVKKAHPDWTIVPEIMIPLVGEVKELKFVKDIVVAVADEEIAKAGADLKYEVGTMIEIPRAALTADEIAKEAEFFCFGTNDLTQMTYGFSRDDAGKFLNAYYDAKIFENDPFAKLDQVGVGKLMEMAIKLGKQTRPDMHVGICGEHGGDPTSVEFCHKLGLTYVSCSPFRVPIARLAAAQAALR, from the coding sequence ATGGCAAACAAATGGGTCTACATGTTTAGCGAAGGCGACATGACCATGCGCAACCTGCTCGGCGGCAAGGGTGCAAACCTGGCTGAGATGACCAGCATCGGTCTTCCGGTACCGCAGGGCTTCACTATCACAACTGAGGCTTGTACACAGTATTACGAAGACGGACGCAAGATCAACGACGAGATCATGGCACAGGCTATGGAAGGCGTCAAGAAGATGGAAGAGATCAACGGCAAGAAGTTCGGCGATCTGAAGAATCCGCTTCTGGTTTCCGTTCGTTCCGGCGCGCGTGCATCCATGCCCGGCATGATGGACACCATCCTGAACCTGGGTCTGAACGACGACGTTGTTGACGCTATGATCAAGGGCAACCCGGATCCGGCGTTTGAGCGTTTTGTATATGACTCCTACAGACGTTTCATCCAGATGTTCTCCGACGTTGTTATGGAAGTCGGCAAGAAGTACTTCGAGCAGCTCATCGACAAGATGAAGGCTGAAAAGGGCGTTCAGTTCGACGTAGATCTGACCGCACAGGATCTCAAGACCCTGGCTGAGCAGTTCAAGGCAGAGTACAAGCAGCAACTGGGTACTGACTTCCCCTCTGACCCGGTTGAGCAACTGAAGCTCGCAATCGAGGCTGTATTCCGTTCCTGGGACAACCCGAGAGCAAACGTATACCGTCGTGACAACGATATCCCCTACTCCTGGGGTACTGCAGTAAACGTAATGCCCATGGTATTCGGCAACCTGAACAACGAGTCCGGTACCGGCGTTGCATTTACCCGTGATCCTGCAACCGGCGAAAAGAAGCTGATGGGCGAGTTCCTCATCAACGCACAGGGCGAGGACGTTGTAGCCGGCGTTCGTACTCCTATGCCTATCGCAAAGATGGAGCAGGAGTTCCCGGAGGCTTACGCTGAATTCATCAAGGTTTGCGAAACCCTGGAAGATCACTACCGTGACATGCAGGATATGGAGTTCACCGTTGAGAACAAGAAGCTGTACATGCTCCAGTGCCGGAACGGTAAGAGAACTGCACAGGCTGCTCTGAAGATCGCTTGCGACCTGGTTGACGAGGGTATGATCGATGAGAAGAAGGCTGTTCTGATGATCGATCCCAGAAACCTGGATACCCTGCTGCACCCCCAGTTCGATGCAAAGGCTCTGAAGGCTGCTACGCCTATCGGCAAGGGTCTGGGCGCATCCCCCGGTGCTGCTTGCGGTAAGGTTGTATTTACTGCTGACGACGCTGAGGCTTGGAACGCAAAGGGTGAAAAGGTGGTTCTGGTTCGTCTGGAGACCTCTCCTGAGGATATCACCGGTATGAAGGCTTCCCAGGGCATCCTGACCGTTCGTGGCGGTATGACCTCTCACGCAGCCGTAGTTGCTCGTGGTATGGGTACCTGCTGTGTATCCGGCTGCGGCGACATCAAGATGGATGAAGAGAACAAGAAGTTCGAGCTGGCTGGCAAGACCTTCAAGGAAGGCGACTTTATCTCCATCGACGGCTCCACCGGTAACATCTACGACGGCATCATCCCCACTGTGGACGCTACCATCGCTGGTGAGTTCGGCAGAATCATGGGCTGGGCTGATAAGTACAGAGTGCTGAAGGTTCGCACCAATGCGGATACTCCTACAGACGCAAAGAAGGCAAGAGAGCTGGGCGCTGAGGGTATCGGTCTGTGCCGTACTGAGCACATGTTCTTTGAGCCTTCCAGAATCGCTGCATTCCGTGAAATGATCTGCTCCGACACTGTTGAGGAGAGAGAAGCTGCTCTGGCTAAGATCGAGCCCATGCAGCAGGCTGACTTCGAGGCTCTGTACGAGGCTCTGGAGGGCAACCCGGTTACCATTCGTTTCCTGGATCCTCCGCTTCACGAATTCGTACCCACCGACGAAGCTGACATCAAGGCACTGGCTGACGCACAGGGCAAGTCCGTTGAGACCATCAAGGCTATCATCGCTTCCCTGCACGAGTTCAACCCCATGATGGGTCACCGTGGCTGCCGTCTGGCTGTAACCTATCCGGAGATTGCAAAGATGCAGACAAGAGCTGTCATCAAGGCTGCAATCAACGTGAAGAAGGCTCATCCGGACTGGACTATCGTTCCGGAGATCATGATCCCGCTGGTTGGCGAGGTGAAGGAGCTCAAGTTTGTAAAGGATATCGTGGTTGCAGTTGCTGACGAGGAGATCGCAAAGGCTGGCGCTGACCTGAAGTACGAGGTTGGTACCATGATCGAGATCCCGAGAGCTGCTCTGACTGCTGATGAGATCGCAAAGGAAGCTGAGTTCTTCTGCTTCGGTACAAACGATTTGACCCAGATGACCTACGGCTTCTCCAGAGACGATGCAGGCAAGTTCCTGAACGCTTACTACGACGCTAAGATCTTCGAGAACGATCCCTTTGCAAAGCTGGATCAGGTTGGCGTTGGCAAGCTGATGGAAATGGCTATCAAGCTGGGCAAGCAGACCCGTCCCGACATGCACGTTGGTATCTGCGGCGAGCACGGCGGCGATCCCACATCTGTTGAGTTCTGCCACAAGCTGGGTCTGACCTACGTATCCTGCTCTCCGTTCCGTGTTCCGATTGCTAGACTGGCTGCTGCACAGGCTGCACTGCGCTAA
- a CDS encoding CatA-like O-acetyltransferase, family 2, producing the protein MKPTVIDPKLTTRASAFDLWMHAPNPMVTFFKTMDVTPLIRLSRKRGYKFNMLLCWCIGKAASQVREFYLLPVGCELLQYDSIAVNTIVKNKTGQVSSCDVPFSDSLAGFNVDYLRLTCQVAERCENHDLTDSMVIGTSAIVDTEIDGAVGMNSGIFNNPFIIWGKYHRGLFRTTLKLSFQFHHTQMDGAHAGRFLQGLQEIIFALEGYRGI; encoded by the coding sequence ATGAAACCCACTGTGATCGATCCGAAATTAACCACCCGTGCATCAGCATTTGACCTCTGGATGCATGCACCGAACCCTATGGTGACTTTTTTCAAGACGATGGATGTTACGCCGCTGATCCGGCTCAGTCGCAAACGGGGCTATAAGTTCAATATGCTCCTTTGTTGGTGCATCGGCAAGGCAGCAAGCCAGGTCAGAGAGTTTTATCTGCTCCCGGTGGGATGCGAACTGCTGCAATATGACAGCATTGCGGTCAATACCATTGTGAAAAACAAGACCGGTCAGGTCAGCTCCTGCGATGTGCCCTTCTCGGACAGTCTTGCCGGGTTCAACGTTGACTATCTGCGCCTGACATGCCAGGTGGCGGAACGCTGCGAAAATCACGATCTGACAGACAGCATGGTGATCGGTACATCCGCCATTGTGGATACCGAAATCGACGGGGCTGTCGGCATGAACAGCGGCATTTTCAACAACCCGTTCATCATCTGGGGCAAATATCACAGGGGGCTTTTCCGGACGACGCTGAAGCTGTCGTTTCAGTTCCACCACACCCAGATGGACGGTGCGCATGCGGGGCGGTTTTTGCAAGGCTTGCAGGAAATCATCTTCGCTCTGGAAGGATACAGGGGGATTTGA
- a CDS encoding CatB-related O-acetyltransferase, whose product MKNKVYPRPHDKQIVYLKDVITKPNIEVGDYTIYNDFVHDPCDFEKNNVLYHYPVNGDKLKIGKFCSIACGAKFLFTSGNHSMQSLSTYTFPIFFDEWDLDAKNICAAWDNKGDTIIGNDVWIGYEAVIMPGVKIGDGAIIGTHAVVTKDVPPYTIVGGVPAKPIRKRFDDATIEKLEALRWWDWNEKKIKRNISAIQSGDLAALERAE is encoded by the coding sequence ATGAAAAACAAAGTCTACCCCCGTCCCCACGATAAGCAGATCGTGTATCTGAAGGACGTGATCACAAAGCCAAATATCGAAGTCGGCGACTATACGATCTACAACGATTTCGTCCACGATCCCTGTGATTTTGAGAAGAACAATGTGCTGTATCACTACCCTGTCAACGGGGATAAACTGAAAATCGGAAAATTCTGCTCCATCGCCTGCGGCGCAAAATTTCTGTTTACCAGCGGAAACCATTCCATGCAGTCCCTGTCTACCTACACTTTCCCCATTTTCTTTGACGAGTGGGATCTGGATGCGAAAAACATCTGTGCCGCATGGGACAACAAGGGCGACACTATAATCGGCAACGATGTGTGGATCGGCTATGAGGCAGTCATCATGCCGGGCGTAAAAATCGGTGACGGTGCAATCATCGGTACGCATGCTGTAGTAACAAAGGATGTGCCACCCTACACCATTGTGGGTGGCGTTCCCGCAAAGCCCATCCGCAAGCGATTTGACGATGCAACCATCGAGAAGCTGGAAGCCCTGCGCTGGTGGGATTGGAACGAGAAAAAAATAAAGCGTAATATCTCTGCGATTCAATCGGGAGATCTTGCAGCTTTGGAGCGTGCAGAATGA
- a CDS encoding GNAT family N-acetyltransferase produces the protein MSQKNITICLETEGDYKAVENLTREAFWNVYRPGCMEHYVLHCYRNDPAFVPELDFVMELDGELIGQIIYVRSEIDCDDGRKVPIMTFGPIGIAPAYKRQGFGKQLLDYSMEKAREMGAGALAITGNILFYGKSGFVPAKTKGVRYADDPEADYFLIKELTPGFLEGISGTYKDPEGYFVCEKNPEAFEQFEATFPKKEKLTLPGQLF, from the coding sequence ATGTCACAAAAGAATATTACCATTTGTCTGGAAACCGAAGGCGATTACAAAGCCGTTGAGAACCTGACCCGTGAGGCATTTTGGAATGTCTACCGCCCCGGCTGCATGGAGCACTACGTGCTGCACTGCTATCGGAATGACCCGGCGTTTGTGCCGGAGCTGGACTTTGTGATGGAGCTGGACGGCGAACTGATCGGACAGATCATCTATGTGCGATCGGAAATTGATTGCGACGACGGGCGAAAGGTGCCGATCATGACCTTCGGCCCCATTGGCATTGCGCCTGCATACAAGCGGCAGGGCTTCGGAAAGCAGCTACTGGACTATTCCATGGAAAAGGCTCGGGAAATGGGCGCAGGTGCCCTGGCTATTACCGGTAACATTTTGTTTTACGGCAAGTCCGGCTTCGTGCCGGCTAAAACCAAGGGCGTGCGCTATGCCGATGACCCGGAGGCAGATTATTTTCTCATCAAGGAGCTGACCCCGGGATTTCTGGAGGGCATTTCCGGCACCTACAAGGATCCGGAGGGCTATTTTGTCTGTGAGAAAAATCCGGAAGCCTTTGAACAGTTTGAAGCCACATTTCCGAAGAAGGAAAAGCTGACGCTGCCGGGGCAATTGTTCTGA
- a CDS encoding TetR/AcrR family transcriptional regulator: MKQEDTTQRIWDKALELFSTQGYDSVSVGEIAKAVGIKAPSLYNHFPSKQAIFDAIVKSTAAQYEADTDKIHIHVQNVQRDIPVFTEITEDALFEKVRQIFEYSLHNDTISRFRRMMTIEQFRSPELAALYSKRYVERILHYHAGIFRALIATGEIAAEDPDALAMMYVAPVITLIGVCDRQPEREPECLEMLQSHVRLFFRMVHGGGSQRSV, from the coding sequence ATGAAACAGGAGGATACAACCCAGAGAATTTGGGATAAGGCTTTGGAACTGTTCTCTACGCAGGGATACGATTCCGTCAGCGTAGGAGAAATTGCAAAAGCGGTGGGCATCAAAGCGCCCTCGCTTTATAACCACTTCCCAAGTAAGCAGGCTATTTTTGACGCCATTGTGAAATCCACGGCGGCGCAGTATGAAGCAGATACCGATAAGATTCACATCCATGTGCAGAATGTGCAAAGGGATATTCCGGTTTTCACGGAGATCACCGAGGATGCACTGTTTGAAAAGGTGCGGCAAATCTTCGAGTATTCTCTCCACAATGATACCATCAGCCGCTTTCGCCGTATGATGACCATTGAGCAATTCCGCTCGCCGGAGTTGGCAGCACTCTACTCCAAACGATATGTGGAGCGCATCCTGCACTATCACGCCGGTATTTTCCGTGCTCTGATCGCAACCGGCGAAATTGCGGCAGAAGATCCGGATGCACTTGCCATGATGTATGTAGCCCCGGTCATTACGCTCATCGGCGTCTGCGACCGCCAGCCGGAAAGAGAACCGGAATGTTTGGAGATGCTTCAAAGCCATGTTCGCCTCTTTTTTCGTATGGTGCATGGCGGCGGTTCACAGAGGAGCGTGTAA
- a CDS encoding PF20097 family protein, which produces MLCPKCGKEMRKGYLFSSKDGAFSFANEVPGALENAKHAEGFVKLTGLKVGGRTSVPACCCDACRVVILQYRKEAEEL; this is translated from the coding sequence ATGCTGTGTCCGAAATGCGGAAAAGAAATGAGAAAGGGCTATTTGTTCAGCAGCAAGGACGGTGCGTTCAGCTTTGCAAATGAAGTGCCGGGTGCCTTGGAAAATGCCAAGCATGCAGAAGGCTTTGTGAAGCTCACCGGGCTGAAGGTGGGGGGACGAACCAGCGTCCCTGCCTGCTGCTGCGATGCATGCAGAGTGGTCATTCTGCAATACAGAAAGGAGGCTGAGGAACTATGA